The Thermothelomyces thermophilus ATCC 42464 chromosome 4, complete sequence region TCGGAGTGACTGCTTGGGGCCACGGTCGCGGAACGATGGTTGCTCCAAGCTTCCCAACCGCGATTCGCTTCATTCCCGACATGACTAAGCCCGCACCAAACGACGGAGTAACCTAGTACAACAAAGGCAGACTCATCACCGTGTCCTATTATGTACATAGTAAGAGAAGCCAAGGCTGATATTTATTCGCATCGCGCTAGCGGCCTTCACACTTTTCGCAGCCATGTGTAATTATTcaaacaccaccaccagccgTGCTCGTTTCTCTGGCCCGGGGAAGTCGCTCGACAACTTTTGAGGCTTTTTGttgaccccccccccccccaaaataAAAAACATACCTGGTACTTGATCCTCAGTCGTCCACAGCCTGAACGGCCGGATCCTTCCGCGGCCTTCCCCTATGCAGTCTTTCCTTCAGCACCGCCGCCTTCGGCTGGCGGCCGAGCGAGATGTTGCGAGGCTGAGCAAGCCCCAGAGCGGCTCGCCCGCACCAACAGACAACGGCAAGAATGAGTCTTCATCCCTCGAGGCAGGGAGAGAGGCGAACGGCAAGCCGAACCTGATACCCGGCGTCGAGCTCTCCGAAGATGGCACCGTGTACCAGGTCGGCTGGGCCGACGGCGACCCCGAAAATCCGCAGAACTGGGGTGCGGCCAAGAAGTGgtgggcgacggcggcggtgtGTCTGATTGCCATTGCCGTCAGCATCCCGTCCTCGATCGATGCCCCGGTCGCCCCCCAGTTCAACGAGGAATATGGCGTCGGGCCCATTGCTGGGTCTCTGACTACAGGTAATGGCTTACCGCCTTGCGGGacccctcctcttccctcttGGGAGCCtggaagaaagaaaaagaaaagaagaagaattaTTAAAAACTAACGGCATGTCCCATAGGCATGTACCTGATTGGTATCGGGGTCGGGTCCATGTTTGCCGCGCCCTTCTCGGAGACGTTTGGACGCAACTGGGTTTACTTCAGCACCCTGACCGTCTTCATCCTCTTCTGCGTCGGCAAGGCACTCGCGCCCAACTATGGCGCCGCCATCGTGTTCCGCTTCCTGGTCGGCTTCTTCGGCGCCGCGCCGCTCACGGTCGGTGGCGGCACCGTCGCCGACATCTGGGGTCCGCTCGAGATCACCTTCAGCCTCCCGTTCGTGACCATGACGTCGTACGCCGGCCCCATCCTGGGGCCCATCATCGGTGCCTATCTCCCCAACATCGGCTTCCGGTGGGCCGACTGGATCTCCATCATcatcgccggcgccgtcatGGCCATCATCTTCTTCCTCCAGCCCGAGACCTTCGGCCCGACCCTGCTCGAGTGGCGGGCGGACCACCTGCGCACGCTCACCGGCGATTCGCGCTACCAGGTCCCGGGCCACGCCTCGGCCGGGTCGCTGGGCCGGCGCCTGCTCACCAACTGCCTGCGGCCCTTCGCCATGACGTACACGGAGCCCATCATCCTGGTCTTCTCCTTCTACCTGATCATCCTCTACATCGTGCTCTTCACCTTCCTGAACGGCTTCCCGTACATCTTCGCCCAGACGTACGGCATCTCCGAGTCGCTCACCTTCATCATCTGGACCGCCCTGCTCGCCGGCGACGTCGTGGCCATCCCGCTGATCCCCATCGTCTACGGCTGGACCAagaaggcggcggccaggGCTGCCGAGGCGGGCCAGCCCCTGGCGCCCGAGGTGTGCCTCTACTTCGCCATGCTGGGCGGCTCCGTCCTCATGCCCGTCTCGCTCTTCTGGATCGGCTGGACGTGCTACCCGAGCATCAGCATCTGGTCCCCCATCGtcggcgtcttcgtcttcggcTACTCGCTCGTCACCATCTTCACCACCACCTACATCTACATCGTCTTCGTCTACCTGCAGTACGCCGGCTCCGCCCTCTCCTTCATGACCTTCAGCCGCTACGTCATCTCGGGCGCTCTCCTGCCCGCCTCGGTGCCCATGTACGAGAACCTCGGGCCGCACTTGACCCTCACCTGGATCGGTGCCGTCGCGGCCGTCATGGCGCCCCTGCCCTTCGTGCTGTACCGCTACGGCCACAAGGTTCGGGCGATGAGCAAGAACGTGCAGAACAAGGCGTGAGTAAAGCTTGAATCGAATAACACACACGGTTGGCACAGTGTTCGCCTGAGTGGTGTGTATCCCTGCAGTGCACACACACATTATTACTTGGTTGCGTCGGCAGCGACGTCACCATCCTGATCCCGTGACAAATTCGATTCAAACCCCAAAGGGGACGATGGACCGTGTCGCATCCGGGAGATGGGAGTGATGTATTTTCGAGTTTGGAAGGTTGATAGTTATTAACTTGCATTTCGATACCCATCGTTATCGAGATTGTCGATGGCGGAGTGAGACGACGAGTTGAATTATTAGAGTCCGATTTTTTTTGGGCGTTGTTTCGAAGAAACAGAACCATGGATCttcacacacacatacacacatacCCACACATACCCAGTCATAATAAACGATACAGGACTTGGATAGAATCACTTTCTACGTGTTTTCGAAATACACTAGCGTCTGATGTAATTACTCTGTACGCACGTACTGTGTAAGCCCTCAAACCCCTGAAGTTAACCCTGGACGGGACGGAGTCTGGGTGAACAAGGACAATCCATGTTACAGGTACACTACTCCACAAGGCTGTATGCCTTGCAGACTACGCTccactacactagtgtagtggatgtacggacgtacttgAGTGATATACTTCACAGTATACTCCGCagcgtatgtacatacactgaAGGCTCGGCACGAATTACCTTGACTTGGCCGTCGGTCAACTCGCTAGTTTCTACCTACTTGAGAGTAGATATCTCCACTTGCAACCACGGGTAAAGTCGGTAAATTGTGTACAGAGTATTCTTTTTCATCCAGATAGTTAACTAGCTTAAAAGGCCTGTAGATAGGAAAGAGCTGAAATTCGAACGCGACAAGACTTGTATTTTGTTATTTTTTTAGGGGTATTTGTCCTAGAGCTGCACTGATGATACTGGGAAGAAGTTAACTAGCATGGACCACGTTACATTTCCTTCCTACGCTATCCAGCAGGAAAAACaaacccctcccccccccccaaaaaaaaaaaaaaaaaaacgtcAAGTCTAATAACCATCAAAGAGGCATGCAGTACTTTGTCCACGCCTCGTCCCTCTCCAAGTGCTCCATCTCGTCCTCGAACAGGTTCATGGAGATCTCGACGCCGGCCGGCCTCTTGGGCAAGACGAGCGAGCAGCGGGCGTGGCGGCCGAACTTGCCCAGGTATGCCCTGAGGGCCTCGGCCCTGCCCGAGTTCGCAAAGAACCTGGCGCCGAAGAGGATGTCGTCGACGGGGAAGGCCAGCAGGTTGGAGATGAGCAGGTCGAAGCCGTGCACGCGGCGGAAGCGGGGGCGGACCAGGCCGAAGGACGGCGCCGTCTTGAGCAGGCCGTAGGCCTGGTTCAGGCTGGCGGCGTTGGCGCGGGCGGCGCCCTTGCGGACGGCGCGGGCCAGGCGCGCGAGCGGCACGGCCGGGTCCAGCACGTCGGCGGTCGGCAGGACCGCCTGGTTGTAGAAGGTCAGGTTGCCGAGGTagagcggcggcagcgaggCCGAGAAGTCGAGCCGCCCGTTGACGGCGCCCTCGAGGACGGTCTGCTCGGGCAGGGGCTCGCCCTcgcgggcgacggcggcgcgcgCGCGCAGGTGGGCGCGCCACATGAGGGCCGTGATGACGTCGCTGGTcgagagggcggcggcgcccgacTCCCCCGGCTCCCCCGGCTCGTCGCAGATCTTCTGCAGCTCGGCCAGCTTGGCGGCGGGGATGTAGAAGGTCCGGTGCACGGCCTTGCGGTCGCGGTACGCCAGCTTGGCcgggtcgtcggcggccgtCTGGGGCCCCTCGAGGCCGACGAGGCCCCTGGTCCAGTCGTCCGGGTTCTCCGGCACGGGCGCgccggcctcctcctcccagaGCCTGTCCGGCAGGGCGCGGTCGTACGTCTCGGGCGGGAAGTCGTCCTGctcggccgaggcggaggcgTCGTACAGGCTCCGGCAGTTGTCGGCCCAGGCCTTCATGACGATGACCATGCCGGTgccgtcgacggcggcgtgGCAGGTCGACATGCAGAGGATGACGCCGCCGGGGATGAAGCTCGTCTGGGCGACGAAGATGTCGCAGCCCGCCTCCATGTCGCCCTCCACCGGCACGTCCAGGAGCTCCTCGTCCGGGAAGGCCTCGGGCGGGAACCCCTCGTTCTTCCAGTCGGCGTACGTCAGCTCCGTGTCCAGCTCCTTGTAGACCAGCTGGTGCGGGACCGGCCCTTCGGCGTCCCAGGGCTCGTAGCGGATCTCGCGCTGTCCCGGTCGCCAGCCGGGCGTGTTCGGCTCCTGCAGGTAGACCTTCCCGCCCAGCCACGGCATGCGCGAGAACATCTTGCGCAGGCCCTGGCCGAGGTAGTTGTAGACGTCCTTGGGGTCGACATCCGGTTGGAGCGGGAACCAGTAGCAGATCTTGATGTAGTTGGGCCGGTGGAGGTGATCGATCGGGGTCAAGGGGACCTTGGTCACTCGTGGAGGAGCCATCGAGACGGGGGGTAAATTAATAGGTAATAGGTAATAGGTACCTAGGGTAGGGGGTCTGGGGTGTGTGCTGACTGGGGCAGGACGCTCGCGTATTCATT contains the following coding sequences:
- a CDS encoding transferase-like protein, giving the protein VPLTPIDHLHRPNYIKICYWFPLQPDVDPKDVYNYLGQGLRKMFSRMPWLGGKVYLQEPNTPGWRPGQREIRYEPWDAEGPVPHQLVYKELDTELTYADWKNEGFPPEAFPDEELLDVPVEGDMEAGCDIFVAQTSFIPGGVILCMSTCHAAVDGTGMVIVMKAWADNCRSLYDASASAEQDDFPPETYDRALPDRLWEEEAGAPVPENPDDWTRGLVGLEGPQTAADDPAKLAYRDRKAVHRTFYIPAAKLAELQKICDEPGEPGESGAAALSTSDVITALMWRAHLRARAAVAREGEPLPEQTVLEGAVNGRLDFSASLPPLYLGNLTFYNQAVLPTADVLDPAVPLARLARAVRKGAARANAASLNQAYGLLKTAPSFGLVRPRFRRVHGFDLLISNLLAFPVDDILFGARFFANSGRAEALRAYLGKFGRHARCSLVLPKRPAGVEISMNLFEDEMEHLERDEAWTKY
- a CDS encoding general substrate transporter is translated as MQSFLQHRRLRLAAERDVARLSKPQSGSPAPTDNGKNESSSLEAGREANGKPNLIPGVELSEDGTVYQVGWADGDPENPQNWGAAKKWWATAAVCLIAIAVSIPSSIDAPVAPQFNEEYGVGPIAGSLTTGMYLIGIGVGSMFAAPFSETFGRNWVYFSTLTVFILFCVGKALAPNYGAAIVFRFLVGFFGAAPLTVGGGTVADIWGPLEITFSLPFVTMTSYAGPILGPIIGAYLPNIGFRWADWISIIIAGAVMAIIFFLQPETFGPTLLEWRADHLRTLTGDSRYQVPGHASAGSLGRRLLTNCLRPFAMTYTEPIILVFSFYLIILYIVLFTFLNGFPYIFAQTYGISESLTFIIWTALLAGDVVAIPLIPIVYGWTKKAAARAAEAGQPLAPEVCLYFAMLGGSVLMPVSLFWIGWTCYPSISIWSPIVGVFVFGYSLVTIFTTTYIYIVFVYLQYAGSALSFMTFSRYVISGALLPASVPMYENLGPHLTLTWIGAVAAVMAPLPFVLYRYGHKVRAMSKNVQNKA